One Sanguibacter keddieii DSM 10542 genomic window carries:
- a CDS encoding ABC transporter ATP-binding protein → MSHEGVAADGTDGEHAPVQPTALLEVHDLRVAYGSTQVVHGVSLQVPPGGVLGIVGESGSGKTTVARAIAGELAPASGEVLLDGQVLPGTSRTVAQRRAVQVVYQDPYASLNPRMTVGQVLRELLTVHRVVPKSQVRARSLELLDLVRLPAQALDARPRQLSGGQRQRVAIARALALEPRVLVADEPTSALDVSVQRTVLDLVDDLRERLGLTVVLITHDLAVVRRLCDTVAVMRDGLVVEQSPADDFFRGPQHPYSRALLAAAPRLRKGGAAGTPAGAVGSPAEAATLPIPPDEDSL, encoded by the coding sequence ATGAGTCACGAGGGAGTCGCGGCGGACGGCACAGACGGCGAGCACGCCCCTGTGCAGCCCACGGCCCTGCTCGAGGTCCATGACCTGAGGGTCGCGTACGGGTCGACGCAGGTGGTGCACGGGGTCAGCCTCCAGGTCCCGCCCGGGGGAGTGCTCGGGATCGTCGGCGAGTCCGGGTCGGGCAAGACCACGGTCGCCCGGGCGATCGCCGGCGAGCTCGCACCGGCGTCGGGCGAGGTGCTCCTCGACGGCCAGGTGCTCCCGGGGACCTCGCGCACCGTGGCCCAGCGCCGCGCGGTCCAGGTCGTCTACCAGGACCCCTACGCCTCGCTCAACCCGCGCATGACGGTCGGGCAGGTGCTGCGCGAGCTGCTCACCGTGCACCGGGTGGTGCCCAAGAGCCAGGTCCGGGCGCGCAGCCTCGAGCTGCTCGACCTCGTCCGGCTCCCGGCGCAGGCGCTCGACGCCCGCCCCCGCCAGCTCTCCGGCGGGCAGCGGCAACGGGTGGCGATCGCCCGCGCCCTCGCCCTCGAGCCGCGCGTCCTCGTCGCCGACGAGCCCACGTCGGCCCTCGACGTCTCCGTGCAGCGCACCGTCCTCGACCTCGTCGACGACCTGCGCGAGCGGCTCGGCCTGACCGTCGTCCTCATCACCCACGACCTCGCCGTCGTCCGCAGGCTCTGCGACACGGTGGCCGTGATGCGCGACGGGCTCGTCGTCGAGCAGTCACCGGCCGACGACTTCTTCCGCGGACCCCAGCACCCCTACAGCCGGGCGCTGCTCGCCGCCGCGCCGCGGCTGCGCAAGGGTGGTGCCGCTGGTACCCCTGCTGGCGCAGTCGGCTCTCCTGCTGAAGCAGCCACCCTCCCGATCCCACCTGACGAGGACTCCCTGTGA
- a CDS encoding ABC transporter ATP-binding protein: protein MSLFTRATTRQAPHGRGATTTSAAPGHALTVRGLTIASRTGTLVHGVDLDVPQGAAVGLVGESGSGKSLTLRSLIGLLPRGVEVTSGTVGVTGQLGMVFQDPSSALDPLVTVGSQVVEVCRHVRGMTRAAARQRAVELFTEVGIPDPEARLGSYPHELSGGQRQRVVLAVALAAEPDVLLCDEPTTALDVTVQAQVLALVERLRTDRGLTVVFVSHDLAVVSQVCSTVNVMQAGRIVESGPTERVVSAPEHPYTRTLLDAVLEIPEVEAG from the coding sequence GTGAGTCTGTTCACCAGGGCTACGACCCGGCAGGCCCCGCACGGGCGAGGTGCGACGACCACCTCCGCCGCACCCGGGCACGCTCTCACGGTCCGCGGCCTGACCATCGCGTCCCGGACGGGGACGCTGGTCCACGGGGTCGACCTCGACGTGCCGCAGGGGGCCGCCGTCGGGCTGGTCGGCGAGTCGGGGTCGGGCAAGAGTCTCACGCTGCGGTCGCTCATCGGCCTCCTGCCACGCGGGGTCGAGGTGACCTCCGGGACCGTCGGCGTCACCGGCCAGCTCGGCATGGTGTTCCAGGACCCCTCGAGTGCCCTGGACCCCCTCGTGACCGTCGGCAGCCAGGTGGTCGAGGTCTGCCGCCACGTGCGCGGGATGACCAGGGCCGCGGCCCGGCAGCGCGCGGTCGAGCTGTTCACGGAGGTCGGGATACCCGACCCCGAGGCTCGCCTGGGCTCCTACCCGCACGAGCTCTCGGGCGGGCAGCGCCAGCGCGTGGTGCTCGCCGTGGCGCTCGCCGCCGAGCCCGACGTCCTGCTGTGCGACGAGCCGACCACGGCCCTCGACGTCACGGTCCAGGCGCAGGTGCTCGCGCTCGTCGAGCGCCTGCGGACCGACCGCGGGCTCACCGTCGTGTTCGTCAGCCACGACCTCGCCGTCGTGAGCCAGGTGTGCAGCACCGTCAACGTCATGCAGGCCGGGCGGATCGTCGAGTCCGGGCCGACGGAGCGGGTCGTGTCGGCACCGGAGCACCCCTACACCCGGACGCTGCTCGACGCCGTCCTCGAGATCCCCGAGGTGGAGGCAGGATGA
- a CDS encoding ABC transporter permease, giving the protein MSADLVAAAAEPPADRPGVVPVEASGTGETGTGETGGHERVARPAEPTWRRALRTPAFVAGALITASIVLAAVFAPLLATHDPAAQDLLNGLQGPSSAHWLGTDQLGRDLYSRLLYGARTDLRIAGLAVIVPFVTGVLLGTVAGYVGGRFDWVVARVVDTVVAFPFYVIVVAVVFAVGAGERGIYVALALVGWVTYARVLRNTTAVHRSSPWVVAARGGGLSHGRVVVRHILPNTLTQAIVLLMNDVVFVIVAVVTLSYLGLGVQPPTPDWGTMITDGKAFMATQWWLSVLPGALVVYTGIGLSLLGDGIADVWRAE; this is encoded by the coding sequence ATGAGCGCCGACCTCGTCGCGGCCGCGGCCGAGCCCCCCGCCGACCGCCCGGGCGTCGTGCCCGTGGAGGCCTCCGGCACCGGGGAGACCGGCACCGGCGAGACAGGGGGCCACGAGCGCGTCGCCAGGCCGGCCGAGCCGACGTGGCGGCGGGCGCTGCGGACCCCGGCCTTCGTCGCCGGAGCGCTGATCACCGCCTCGATCGTCCTCGCCGCGGTCTTCGCGCCGCTGCTCGCGACCCACGACCCCGCCGCGCAAGACCTGCTCAACGGGCTGCAGGGGCCGTCGTCGGCGCACTGGCTCGGGACCGACCAGCTCGGCCGCGACCTCTACTCGCGCCTGCTCTACGGTGCGCGCACCGACCTCCGGATCGCCGGCCTCGCGGTGATCGTCCCCTTCGTCACCGGGGTGCTCCTGGGGACGGTCGCTGGGTACGTGGGCGGGCGGTTCGACTGGGTCGTGGCACGGGTGGTCGACACCGTCGTGGCCTTCCCCTTCTACGTCATCGTGGTCGCCGTGGTCTTCGCGGTCGGCGCCGGGGAGCGCGGCATCTACGTCGCGCTCGCCCTCGTCGGCTGGGTGACCTACGCCCGCGTCCTGCGCAACACGACGGCCGTGCACCGGTCGTCGCCCTGGGTGGTCGCCGCGCGCGGCGGCGGGCTCTCGCACGGGCGCGTGGTCGTCCGGCACATCCTGCCGAACACCCTCACCCAGGCGATTGTGCTGCTCATGAACGACGTCGTCTTCGTCATCGTCGCCGTCGTCACGCTCAGCTACCTCGGGCTCGGCGTCCAGCCGCCCACACCCGACTGGGGGACCATGATCACCGACGGCAAGGCCTTCATGGCCACCCAGTGGTGGCTGTCGGTCCTCCCTGGAGCGCTGGTCGTCTACACCGGGATCGGGCTGTCGCTCCTCGGCGACGGGATCGCCGACGTCTGGAGAGCAGAGTGA
- a CDS encoding ABC transporter permease, translated as MTRGSLRWLRRTALTVVPVVVGVVLATFFLLRLVPGGPAAAILGDQATDQAVADLEAELGLDRPLLAQLWSFVVSVVVHGDSGTSLLYGVPTRDLIVDRVGVTLEIVALSVVLTVLLVVPLALLAALHKDRLVDHVVRVVPAVGLAMPTFWVGLLLILVFAVNLGWLPAGGGDQGLRSLVLPAAAVAVSLTPVLVRTLRAQLLEVLDADFVATLTAAGLPRHRVLAHVLRNAALPTVTLFGLNIAYMIGGTLVVERVFAINGLGALMFDSIGSRDFPVVQGVALFCAVLVVLVTVLTDLVVNRLDPRTRVLA; from the coding sequence ATGACCCGGGGCTCGCTCCGGTGGCTGCGGCGCACCGCCCTCACGGTCGTGCCCGTGGTCGTCGGGGTGGTCCTGGCCACCTTCTTCCTGCTGCGGCTGGTCCCCGGCGGACCGGCCGCAGCGATCCTCGGTGACCAGGCGACCGACCAGGCCGTGGCCGACCTCGAGGCCGAGCTCGGCCTCGACCGGCCCCTCCTCGCCCAGCTGTGGAGCTTCGTGGTGAGCGTCGTCGTGCACGGGGACTCGGGGACCTCGCTCCTCTACGGCGTCCCGACACGCGACCTGATCGTCGACCGGGTGGGGGTCACCCTCGAGATCGTCGCCCTGTCCGTCGTCCTCACGGTCCTGCTCGTGGTCCCGCTCGCCCTCCTCGCGGCGCTGCACAAGGACCGGCTGGTCGACCACGTGGTCCGCGTGGTGCCGGCCGTCGGGCTCGCCATGCCGACCTTCTGGGTCGGCCTGCTGCTCATCCTCGTCTTCGCGGTGAACCTCGGGTGGCTGCCCGCGGGCGGCGGCGACCAGGGGCTGCGCAGCCTCGTGCTCCCGGCCGCCGCCGTCGCCGTGTCGCTCACCCCCGTGCTGGTCCGCACGCTGCGCGCCCAGCTGCTCGAGGTGCTCGACGCCGACTTCGTCGCCACGCTCACCGCCGCCGGCCTCCCGCGCCACCGGGTGCTGGCCCACGTGCTGCGCAACGCAGCCCTGCCGACCGTCACGCTCTTCGGTCTCAACATCGCCTACATGATCGGAGGCACCCTCGTGGTCGAGCGCGTCTTCGCGATCAACGGGCTCGGCGCCCTGATGTTCGACTCGATCGGCAGCCGCGACTTCCCGGTGGTCCAGGGCGTCGCCCTGTTCTGCGCCGTGCTCGTGGTGCTCGTCACCGTCCTCACCGACCTCGTGGTGAACCGGCTCGACCCGCGCACCCGGGTCCTCGCATGA
- a CDS encoding ABC transporter substrate-binding protein, with protein sequence MNLTRTRTTPQSTTTRTASAVALSAALAVALCSCSSSPDTAGPTTSPSTGTSTTEAAGEPQPGGTLVFARTQSPTSLDLHREITANNAFAIDKVFEPLLAFDAEGEIEPWLASEYSASDDGLVWTFTLRDGVTFSDGSPLTPADVVFSLERHLEIGGPLPLGAPITSVEAQGEDTVVITLSAPYTPFAAELAGFSNGILPADLGGVDEATFFKNPVGTGPFVVDEWTEGGDISFTANDGYWQDGKPYLDEVVYRLVQDDNQLIAQLQAGQVDVIDSVSSANVATLQSNTSLAVSITPGWQVEELFFNTLDEHFQDRDVRRAVSYALDREGIVQATSFGTAEVAGSVLPPSIPGYDGDITTLDYDVDAAKAAIADSAYPDGFSTKLLVASGNDLRAQEAQIIQAQLAEIGITVEIESIDLAAFRERFRAFDYSFMLNGATSDAADPNGIVTFQADPEGGTNGYWTHYENPEVTALITEGRTLPDGDERTEVFSQIQQLIADDAPFIPLSYPSNIKASAATVQGLTVLPNGSVRLQDTWLEQ encoded by the coding sequence GTGAACCTCACGCGCACCCGGACCACGCCCCAGAGCACGACGACGCGGACCGCCTCCGCCGTCGCCCTGTCTGCCGCCCTGGCCGTCGCGCTCTGCTCGTGCTCCTCGTCCCCTGACACCGCCGGGCCGACCACCAGCCCCTCGACAGGCACCTCGACCACCGAGGCCGCCGGCGAGCCCCAGCCGGGCGGCACCCTCGTCTTCGCCCGGACGCAGTCGCCCACGTCGCTCGACCTGCACCGCGAGATCACCGCCAACAACGCCTTCGCGATCGACAAGGTCTTCGAGCCGCTCCTGGCCTTCGACGCCGAGGGCGAGATCGAGCCGTGGCTCGCGAGCGAGTACTCGGCGAGCGACGACGGCCTCGTGTGGACCTTCACCCTGCGCGACGGCGTGACCTTCTCCGACGGCTCGCCGCTCACCCCGGCCGACGTGGTGTTCTCCCTCGAGCGCCACCTCGAGATCGGTGGCCCCCTGCCCCTCGGCGCGCCGATCACCTCGGTCGAGGCGCAGGGCGAGGACACGGTCGTCATCACGCTCAGCGCCCCGTACACGCCCTTCGCCGCGGAGCTCGCCGGGTTCTCCAACGGGATCCTGCCCGCAGACCTCGGCGGGGTCGACGAGGCGACCTTCTTCAAGAACCCCGTCGGCACGGGCCCCTTCGTCGTGGACGAGTGGACCGAGGGCGGCGACATCTCGTTCACCGCGAACGACGGCTACTGGCAGGACGGCAAGCCGTACCTCGACGAGGTCGTCTACCGCCTCGTCCAGGACGACAACCAGCTGATCGCCCAGCTGCAGGCCGGACAGGTCGACGTCATCGACTCCGTGTCGAGCGCCAACGTCGCGACCCTCCAGTCGAACACCTCGCTCGCCGTGAGCATCACCCCCGGGTGGCAGGTCGAGGAGCTGTTCTTCAACACCCTCGACGAGCACTTCCAGGACCGCGACGTCCGCCGCGCCGTCTCCTACGCCCTCGACCGTGAGGGCATCGTCCAGGCCACGAGCTTCGGCACCGCCGAGGTCGCCGGCTCGGTGCTGCCGCCCTCCATCCCCGGCTACGACGGTGACATCACCACCCTCGACTACGACGTCGACGCGGCCAAGGCCGCGATCGCCGACTCCGCCTACCCGGACGGCTTCTCCACCAAGCTCCTCGTGGCCAGCGGCAACGACCTCCGCGCCCAGGAGGCGCAGATCATCCAGGCGCAGCTCGCCGAGATCGGGATCACCGTCGAGATCGAGTCGATCGACCTCGCGGCCTTCCGCGAGCGGTTCCGTGCCTTCGACTACTCCTTCATGCTCAACGGCGCCACGAGCGACGCGGCCGACCCCAACGGCATCGTCACCTTCCAGGCCGACCCGGAGGGCGGCACCAACGGGTACTGGACGCACTACGAGAACCCTGAGGTCACCGCGCTCATCACCGAGGGGCGCACCCTGCCCGACGGTGACGAGCGCACCGAGGTGTTCTCGCAGATCCAGCAGCTCATCGCCGACGACGCGCCGTTCATCCCGCTGTCGTACCCGTCGAACATCAAGGCCTCGGCCGCGACCGTGCAGGGCCTGACCGTCCTGCCCAACGGCAGCGTGCGCCTCCAGGACACCTGGCTCGAGCAGTAG
- a CDS encoding amidohydrolase family protein, giving the protein MSPREQDRRPLDADGPTLVVHGAQVMDAAGGFSPATVTVVDGVVASVDRSPQGLVQNLEQGPAPSPSSAASGGQVTSTLDASGLWLVPGVVDCHTHLGWTTFLPVDDDASGSVDPAERARARLEQVAPGLAATLRAGVTSVRDAGGAEAAVREGVASGGLRGPRVQTAVATVTDELARDPEGLRARVRGLVDAGADWIKVVATGGVMAPDGSEDESPFDERDLRAVVDEAAGLGVRVMVHAWGGDALTHAITAGVASVEHGMFLTERQAAAGAEQGVVLVPTLAIYSEVAEMARRGELPERVRGRAERVVEAHPRAVGRALEAGMVLALGSDFGTTEQHGRNLVEVNHLARAGLGGAGALVAATQAGARLLGDGTGVIEPGQRFDAVLLSRDPSDTAVLRDPGTVVQVFLAGSAVV; this is encoded by the coding sequence ATGAGCCCCCGTGAGCAGGACCGACGACCGCTCGACGCCGACGGGCCGACCCTCGTGGTCCACGGGGCGCAGGTGATGGACGCCGCGGGCGGGTTCTCCCCGGCGACGGTGACCGTGGTCGACGGGGTGGTGGCATCGGTCGACAGGAGCCCGCAGGGGCTGGTGCAGAACCTGGAGCAGGGGCCGGCGCCGAGCCCGAGCAGCGCTGCCTCGGGTGGCCAGGTGACGAGCACCCTCGACGCGAGCGGGCTGTGGTTGGTGCCGGGCGTCGTGGACTGTCACACGCACCTCGGGTGGACCACCTTCCTGCCGGTCGACGACGACGCCTCGGGATCGGTGGACCCGGCGGAGCGCGCGCGGGCCCGGCTCGAGCAGGTGGCTCCGGGGCTCGCGGCGACGCTGCGGGCGGGCGTGACCTCGGTGCGCGACGCGGGTGGTGCGGAGGCTGCGGTGCGGGAAGGTGTCGCGTCGGGCGGGCTGCGCGGGCCACGCGTCCAGACCGCCGTGGCGACCGTGACGGACGAGCTCGCCCGTGACCCCGAGGGGCTGCGGGCTCGTGTCCGTGGGCTCGTCGACGCAGGTGCCGACTGGATCAAGGTCGTGGCGACGGGCGGCGTGATGGCCCCGGACGGGTCGGAGGACGAGTCGCCCTTCGACGAGCGCGACCTGCGCGCGGTGGTCGACGAGGCTGCCGGGCTCGGGGTGCGCGTCATGGTCCACGCCTGGGGCGGGGACGCGCTGACGCACGCGATCACGGCCGGCGTCGCCTCGGTCGAGCACGGGATGTTCCTCACCGAGCGCCAGGCGGCCGCCGGGGCCGAGCAGGGGGTGGTGCTGGTCCCCACGCTCGCGATCTACAGCGAGGTCGCCGAGATGGCCCGCCGCGGCGAGCTGCCGGAGCGGGTCCGTGGCCGCGCCGAGCGCGTGGTCGAGGCGCACCCGCGTGCGGTGGGACGTGCGCTCGAGGCCGGGATGGTGCTCGCGCTCGGCAGCGACTTCGGCACGACCGAGCAGCACGGGCGCAACCTCGTCGAGGTCAACCACCTCGCGCGCGCCGGTCTCGGTGGCGCCGGTGCGCTCGTGGCAGCCACGCAGGCCGGTGCGAGGCTGCTCGGGGACGGGACAGGCGTGATCGAGCCCGGGCAGCGCTTCGACGCGGTGCTGCTGTCGCGCGACCCGTCGGACACGGCGGTGCTGCGTGATCCGGGGACTGTGGTCCAGGTGTTCCTCGCGGGTTCCGCGGTGGTGTGA
- a CDS encoding cation:proton antiporter, whose protein sequence is MEPMVLVLGAVALIVACAVFSRRTGIASPLILLLVGIAISYTPIVPDFEVDPEWILAGVLPPLLYSAAVNVPVMDLRRNLKPIAGLSVTLVLITSVATGYVIYWLIPDLNLAASIALGAVISPTDAVAATSIGKRLGLPSRLVTVLEGESLVNDASALVLLRSAVAATAGSVSLLAVAGDFLYAVAAAVAVGLVIGWVSVTVRARLNDPVLTTTVSFIVPFLAFIPAEEIGASGVLAVVVAGLVTGHRGARQLAATERISEHTNWMTVQFVLEHGVFLLMGLEIRGLVQEASNEGGGLDQAVLIGLLLTVMVVVLRFAFVIPQMALIRRDERRQLGRQEFLDQARAKIEAYAPQDDRMARRKTRAQRGIAQRSADLAFVEKQGLSLKGSVIIGWAGMRGVVTLAAAQSLPSDIPNRALLILVAFTVAVVTLLGLGGSLPLVIRLSKIQGDDRDVHRTEVRSLLQQANDAALAVLDDPEGISIDGVEISPEVVEHVRKNHSRVGEVASKKPDPRRANARTQQIVLERRMLEAARNELLDARAIGAHSSKAIQKAQSVFDVEEYRLDRMSRKA, encoded by the coding sequence ATGGAACCGATGGTGCTGGTCCTGGGCGCGGTGGCGCTCATCGTGGCGTGCGCGGTGTTCTCGCGACGGACCGGGATCGCGTCGCCGCTGATCCTGCTGCTCGTGGGTATCGCGATCAGCTACACGCCGATCGTCCCGGACTTCGAGGTCGACCCGGAGTGGATCCTCGCCGGGGTCCTGCCGCCGCTGCTCTACTCGGCGGCGGTCAACGTCCCGGTCATGGATCTGCGGCGCAACCTCAAGCCCATCGCCGGCCTGTCGGTCACCCTGGTGCTCATCACGTCGGTCGCGACCGGGTACGTCATCTACTGGCTCATCCCCGACCTCAACCTCGCGGCGTCGATCGCGCTCGGCGCGGTCATCAGCCCGACCGACGCCGTCGCGGCGACGTCGATCGGCAAGCGCCTGGGCCTGCCCTCCCGGCTGGTCACCGTCCTCGAGGGCGAGAGCCTCGTCAACGACGCGTCGGCCCTCGTGCTCCTGCGCTCGGCCGTGGCCGCGACCGCCGGCTCGGTCAGCCTGCTGGCCGTCGCCGGCGACTTCCTCTACGCGGTCGCTGCAGCCGTCGCAGTCGGGCTGGTCATCGGCTGGGTGTCGGTCACGGTCCGCGCGCGCCTCAACGACCCGGTCCTCACCACGACCGTCTCGTTCATCGTGCCGTTCCTCGCCTTCATCCCGGCCGAGGAGATCGGTGCCTCGGGCGTCCTCGCGGTCGTCGTCGCCGGGCTCGTCACCGGGCACCGCGGCGCCCGCCAGCTCGCCGCGACCGAGCGCATCAGCGAGCACACCAACTGGATGACGGTGCAGTTCGTCCTGGAGCACGGGGTGTTCCTGCTCATGGGCCTCGAGATCCGCGGCCTGGTGCAGGAGGCGTCCAACGAGGGCGGCGGGCTCGACCAGGCCGTCCTCATCGGGCTGCTGCTCACCGTCATGGTGGTGGTGCTGCGCTTCGCTTTCGTCATCCCGCAGATGGCGCTCATCCGCCGGGACGAGCGCCGCCAGCTCGGGCGGCAGGAGTTCCTCGACCAGGCACGTGCCAAGATCGAGGCCTACGCGCCGCAGGACGACCGGATGGCGCGCCGCAAGACACGGGCGCAGCGGGGCATCGCCCAGCGGTCGGCGGACCTCGCCTTCGTCGAGAAGCAGGGCCTGTCCCTCAAGGGCAGCGTGATCATCGGCTGGGCCGGGATGCGCGGCGTGGTCACGCTGGCCGCGGCGCAGTCGCTCCCCTCCGACATCCCGAACCGTGCGCTGCTCATCCTCGTGGCGTTCACGGTCGCGGTGGTCACGCTCCTCGGGCTCGGCGGGTCGCTGCCGCTGGTCATCCGGCTCAGCAAGATCCAGGGCGACGACCGCGACGTGCACCGCACCGAGGTGCGGTCCCTGCTGCAGCAGGCCAACGACGCGGCGCTGGCCGTGCTCGACGACCCCGAGGGCATCTCCATCGACGGCGTCGAGATCTCCCCCGAAGTGGTCGAGCACGTCCGGAAGAACCACTCGAGGGTGGGTGAGGTGGCCAGCAAGAAGCCCGACCCCCGCCGAGCCAACGCCCGGACGCAGCAGATCGTCCTCGAGCGCCGCATGCTCGAGGCGGCGCGCAACGAGCTCCTCGACGCCCGCGCGATCGGCGCCCACAGCTCCAAGGCGATCCAGAAGGCGCAGAGCGTGTTCGACGTCGAGGAGTACCGGCTCGACCGGATGAGCCGCAAGGCCTAG
- a CDS encoding TetR/AcrR family transcriptional regulator, whose translation MTDTPATARKRGRPAAHERDARRDEILRAATTTFLAHGYSATTLDQIATAAQVTKRTVYTYVGDKAAVFTAVVDQLHRDVIAQGAPVNQTGHDADQTPSTTLLDLCTRIVDTLHSDHGTGLHRLVIAEAPGFPDLAATFYATGPERYVAALADALRARGTSTDGALSPGGAPVGTATAESLFGLLLGEAHRRRLLGLTPAPSAEQARAHAQGALDVLGLGEVAST comes from the coding sequence ATGACCGACACCCCGGCCACCGCCCGCAAGCGCGGACGGCCCGCCGCCCACGAGCGCGACGCCCGCCGCGACGAGATCCTGCGCGCCGCCACCACGACCTTCCTCGCGCACGGGTACTCCGCCACCACGCTCGACCAGATCGCCACCGCCGCACAGGTCACCAAGCGCACCGTCTACACCTACGTCGGCGACAAGGCAGCCGTCTTCACCGCCGTCGTCGACCAGCTCCACCGCGACGTCATCGCCCAGGGCGCACCGGTGAACCAGACAGGGCACGACGCAGATCAGACCCCCAGCACCACGCTCCTCGACCTCTGCACCCGCATCGTCGACACCCTGCACTCCGACCACGGCACCGGCCTGCACCGCCTGGTGATCGCCGAGGCCCCAGGCTTCCCCGACCTCGCCGCCACCTTCTACGCGACGGGACCGGAACGGTACGTCGCCGCGCTCGCGGACGCGCTCCGGGCGCGCGGCACGTCGACGGACGGGGCTCTGTCGCCGGGCGGGGCCCCGGTCGGTACCGCGACGGCCGAGAGCCTCTTCGGGCTGCTGCTCGGCGAGGCGCACCGGCGCAGGCTGCTCGGCCTGACCCCGGCACCCTCCGCGGAGCAGGCGCGTGCCCACGCGCAGGGAGCCCTGGACGTGCTGGGTCTCGGGGAGGTCGCCTCCACGTAG
- the pdhA gene encoding pyruvate dehydrogenase (acetyl-transferring) E1 component subunit alpha: MTRAAPPQPSAAEPAPPPVDDQLDRYRQMLLVRRFEERAARAYTEAEIGGYCHLNLGEEATVVGLMAALEPTDYLFTNYREHGYALCRGISPGRIMAELYGRRDGVSGGWGGSMHLFDAQSRLLGGYGIVGGQLPLATGAALAVDYRSGTEVVMCLMGEGTTNIGAFHESLNIAALWGLPVVYVVVNNGTGMGTTVEQSSAEPEIFRRAASYRMASARVDGTDPVAVQHAAAEAVRVARSGRPYLLEATSSRLRGHSVVDPAAYRSPETVAAVRAADPVSLLAASLVEHGVTEESLAEIDREVLGVVAEAVAFAEASPHPDPSTLFDHTYATPVPHDSRRLPGDALYPAAPRPSAQTAPSQPSTTQPSTPQPGATS; this comes from the coding sequence ATGACCCGGGCCGCACCACCCCAGCCCAGCGCCGCCGAGCCGGCACCCCCACCCGTGGACGACCAGCTCGACCGCTACCGGCAGATGCTCCTCGTCCGCCGCTTCGAGGAGCGCGCCGCACGCGCCTACACCGAGGCGGAGATCGGCGGCTACTGCCACCTCAACCTCGGTGAGGAGGCCACCGTCGTCGGACTCATGGCGGCGCTCGAGCCGACCGACTACCTCTTCACCAACTACCGCGAGCACGGCTACGCCCTGTGCCGGGGGATCTCCCCCGGTCGGATCATGGCCGAGCTCTACGGCCGCAGGGACGGCGTCTCCGGCGGGTGGGGCGGGTCCATGCACCTCTTCGACGCGCAGTCCCGGCTCCTCGGCGGTTACGGCATCGTCGGAGGACAGCTCCCGCTCGCCACCGGCGCCGCCCTCGCGGTCGACTACAGGTCCGGCACCGAGGTCGTCATGTGCCTCATGGGCGAGGGCACCACGAACATCGGCGCCTTCCACGAGTCGCTCAACATCGCCGCCCTCTGGGGCCTGCCCGTCGTCTACGTGGTCGTCAACAACGGCACCGGGATGGGCACCACCGTCGAGCAGTCCAGCGCGGAGCCGGAGATCTTCCGACGAGCCGCGTCCTACCGGATGGCGTCGGCACGTGTCGACGGCACCGACCCCGTGGCGGTCCAGCACGCGGCGGCCGAGGCGGTGCGGGTCGCCCGCTCTGGGCGCCCCTACCTGCTCGAGGCCACGAGCAGCAGGCTCCGCGGGCACTCGGTCGTGGACCCCGCCGCGTACCGGTCCCCCGAGACGGTCGCGGCCGTCCGGGCGGCCGACCCGGTGAGCCTCCTGGCCGCCTCTCTGGTCGAGCACGGCGTGACCGAGGAGAGCCTCGCAGAGATCGACCGCGAGGTGCTGGGGGTCGTCGCCGAGGCCGTCGCCTTCGCCGAGGCCAGCCCGCACCCCGACCCGTCCACGCTGTTCGACCACACGTACGCGACCCCGGTCCCCCACGACTCCCGACGCCTGCCGGGCGACGCGCTCTACCCCGCCGCTCCGCGCCCGTCGGCGCAGACCGCACCCTCGCAGCCCTCCACCACCCAGCCCTCGACCCCTCAGCCAGGAGCCACCTCATGA